The sequence below is a genomic window from Candidatus Eisenbacteria bacterium.
AAGGCGGGATCTGTTTCTTCGATGAGATCGGAAAGGTGCCGAGCCGCTCGCTCTCGCTCCTCGCATCCGTTCTCGACGACCGGCGGACGCTGACGTCCGTCCTGGGCGGCTTCAGCGCGCGCGCGCGTCCGGAATTCAGGTTTTGCGCATCGATGAACGATGCGGACGCGGCGACGTACGGTCTCCCGGGATACATCGACGAGAGGCTCCGTCCCGCGTTTCGGATGGACCATCCACCGGTTGACGAGATCCTGGCAATCGTGGGAAACGGCGTCCCCTCGTCGAAGGGAGTTCTGATGGAAGCCTTCCGCGAGTGGGCGACGGCCCAGGAGAAGCTCTCGCCCCGCGAGGCGCTCACGCTCATGAGCTATGCGGCCCGCCTCCACAGATGCGAGGGGAACGGGGCGATGGATCGGGCCGGCGCGGATCGTCTGATCGCCGCCGCCGTTCGCACGGTGCACGAAGGGAAGACGGCCTGATGGGAGCGAGCGCTCACGACCCGTGGATTCGCTATCGCGACACGTCCCTCTACGTCGTACCCAGCATTCACCACCGGCAGATCTTCGCGGAGCTCGTCTATGACGCGTGCTGGAGAAAGCGCTTTGACGTGATCGCGGTGGAGCTTCCTCCCTCCTATGCGGAGATGGGGATCGTCGATGCGTTCCTCCGCATGGCGCCCGCGCCCGGCTTCGTCATCCATCCAAGCGGCTGCACGGAGGTGATGGAGGTCCCGGCGAACGATCACCCGGACTGCGAAGAGACGGAGACGAGGGTCGTACAGAAGGCGGTTCTCTACGCGATGACCCCTTGCGACTCGATCGTGATGGCGCTCCGTTGCCCCGGCCTCTTGCGGAGACGTTGGCCCGGATGGAAACCGGAAGTGGCGTTGATCGATGCGGAGCACAGAGAGATCGGTCGAAGCCGTTCCGACCTGCCAATGGCCGATGACTACGAAGTCGCCGTCAAGGGACTCGCTGCGTTCTACGCGCGACTGGAGGAACGGCTCGACGCCGTGCGCGTGGTCGAGGTGGACGCGCGGCGGGAACGCGTGATGGGATCGCGCCTCCGTGGACTTCTGGACGAGGGGAAGGAGGTTCTCTTCGTATGCGGTGCAGCGCACTGGAAGAGCCTGAGAGAGTACCTCGACATGGGCTGCCCCCCCGATTCCCCGTTCCGAGAGGGATCGGGGCCGCCCGAGCGTCTCCTCCTCGCTCCGGTCCGACCGGAAGCGGTTTGGGTTTCCGGATGGCTAGACGATATTCCCCGCATCGTTTGGGAGTTCGAAACCGCGTGCGTCGAAGGGCGTCCCCCCGAGTCGTTCGACAAGCATGAAGCGCTCAAGATCGTCTGGCGAGAGACGATCGAACTAAGCCTTGCGAAGAAGCGTCCCGTTTCGCCGCGCCGCCTCTTCAAGATGAGGCGCTACGCGAGGACTCTCGCCGACGCGTCGGGGAGATGGATCCCCGCTCTCGATCGACATCTGATCCACGCCGCGGAGTCTTGCGTGGGAGAGGAGTTCGCCGAGGCTTTCAAGGAGGTCGCGCTCCGTTTCCCGTCCGAGCCGCCCGATGGGGTCCCCTATGCACGCTTCACGCGAGCGGGAGACGGCGGGTTCTTCATGATGGTCGGTGAAGAGGTCTTCCATCTCGAGCCGACTCCCAAGAGCGATCCCGACGGCGGGGGTTTTCGGGTCCCGATCGAGGAGCCCGTCCCCCTCACGACCGAAGAGAAGCAGAAGCTCGAGAAGTCCGGCAACAGGAAAGCGTTTCCCGGCCAGCAGGACCTTCACAACCGGCTGATCGACCGAGCGAGGCGGCTTGCCCATCGAACCCGGAGAGAGACGATCACTCGCCGCTTCAGCGGGGACATCGGGCTCGGACCTTCCTGGCGCTCATCCATCCGGGCATTGTCTCGAGGCGAGAAGCGGTTTCTCCATGTTCGACAGGCGAAACGGGGCCCGAAGTACGGTTCGTGCGACGGGACCTGCCCCGTCGCTTGGATCTTCGACGCCGAGGCAACGAACCTGAGCCAACACAGCTCGGAACATGTGCCGCTGCGGGGAGATTTCGAGGCCTTCGACGACCTCTTCCAATGGCATCACCCCGAACGGAAGATCGAGGCGAATGTCATCGAGCTGCGGGTCGCCTACAGCGTCAGCCTGACCAGAGGGCTCATCCCGCTCTTCGATAAGACCGAGAAGGACTACGAGAAGTTCTTGGCATGGTACCCGCCGGAGCGGCTCTGCCGGACGGATCCCGACAAGGACCCCGACCTTCGTCCGTTTCGCGGCGGCTACGAGATCGCGATCGCGTGCGCGGTGAAGTACGCGGCCGATCACCTCGTGGTCGTCGCCCTTCCCGACCTGCGAATCAGCGAGAGGCTGCTTCGCTTCGCATCCGATCGCGGCGTGAGGCTCATCCGGGTCTCGCGCGACGATTTCGATCCGCGTTCGCTTTCTCGGCTCTCCCTCTACCACAGAGTCCCGGCGCCCGGTCCCTGGTCGAAACCGTACGAGTTTTGCTACCGGTTCATCCCTCCCGTGTAGTCCGGATCTCGGA
It includes:
- a CDS encoding MoxR family ATPase, whose translation is MGVGLPSSKEFQAHVFGRENPVKVLIPGPDLVPERPFVGREDLIAQCLAAWLDVEGEGALHFRVIGPPGVGKNELIYYLARETKRPLFIMHGHEELTPEDIACTARVTEENQVEYVGSPLLAAMIQGGICFFDEIGKVPSRSLSLLASVLDDRRTLTSVLGGFSARARPEFRFCASMNDADAATYGLPGYIDERLRPAFRMDHPPVDEILAIVGNGVPSSKGVLMEAFREWATAQEKLSPREALTLMSYAARLHRCEGNGAMDRAGADRLIAAAVRTVHEGKTA